CTCACGGCTATCGGTATCTACACTCATCTGAGAATTGGTAGGACTTTTGGACGATTCTAGCCCTATGCCCATTGAAGACGATTCAAAACTTTCCTTCACCCTCACCTCAACTGTAGACTGCGCGTACAGTTTGACATACTTGCAGAAATTACTTGCAGGATTATAGCGTTAGCAGCACGATTCCCGATCTAGGGAGTGTCTTGGGAATCAACTACCAAATGGGGGAGTAGAAAAAGCTCCAGGAGTAGAAACTTCCCTAACTGCCCTTGAGTGTCCCCACTGCCCCTACTGGGTTGTGGAACTAGAGAAATCGACGACGAGGCAAGCTTGTACAGGCGCGACAAGGCTAGGATATAGCAGAAAAATTAGTTAGCGTGGCAATCCATGGATAAATCCTTGATACCTGTGATTCTGGCTGGTGGCAAAGGGGAGCGTTTTTGGCCTTTGAGCCGGAAGCACCGACCGAAGCAGTTTTTAAGCTTAGATGGTAGCGGCAAGAGCCTTTTGCAGGCAACCGCTGACCGACTCAGTGAACTAGCCGGAAGCTCAGAGAAGTTGTGGGTCGTAACTTCAGCCCAACTGGCTCAAGGGGTTCGAGAACAGCTCCCTGACCTTTTAGAGCAGAATCTGTTAGCGGAGCCGGAAGGGCGTGATACCGCTCCAGCAGTGGCTTGGTCTACGCTGGAGATTGCACGAACCTATGGGGAAGATGCTGTGGTGGCATTTTTCCCGGCTGACCACTGGATTGAAGACCAGCAGGCGTTTCAGAAAACCATCAAGGCAGCGGCTGAACTGGCGTCAAAAGAGGCCGCAATTGTTACATTGGGCATCACGCCTAACCATCCTTCTACAGGTTATGGGTACATCGAGCAAGGCGAACAGACGGGAACGTTTGGCGGATTGCCTGTGTATCAGGTGACGCGCTTCACGGAAAAGCCTGATCGCGAAACGGCTGAGCAGTTTCTGGCTACCGGTCGCTTTAGCTGGAATAGTGGGATGTTCATTTTCCGCGCTGGGGTGGTATTGAATGAACTCCGCACTTATGCACCCGAAATTATTGGCCCACTGGAAGAAAAAGGTGTAGAGGCGTATCACCAGCTACCGAAAAAAAGTGTTGACTATGCCTTGATGGAAAAGACCCAATTGGCGTATGTTTTACCGGCATCTTTTGGTTGGGATGATTTGGGGGATTGGAATGCGATCGAGCGCTTGCTTAAGGGGGATGCTGCAAATGTAGAATTGGCGCAGCATGTGGGGATGGATACGAAGGGAGCCATTCTTTACGCCAGTGATAACGATGAAGTGATTGTGACGATTGGTTTAGAGGATGTGGTTGTGGTGCGTGATCGCAACGTCACCTTAATCGTGAAAAAAGACCGGACACAGGAAATTAAGCAGGTCGTTAAAGCGCTTCAAGATGACCCGAAACTGCAAGAGTTGTTGTAAACAGGTCAGCTAAACAAACACCAGAGCAATACGATCTCATACTCCAGGTACATTTGCACTCACCAGGGTTTAACGTTACAACATTCAATAAATAGAATAGTGCTAACCTGGCTGGCTGCATCTGATTACGTTGAATATCAGCCCTAGGGGCAGCTCTACCTTGCCCCTACCCTCCAGGGATAGAACAAAATCGTATCCAATAGCCCAAAAGCAAAAGAGTATTTTGTTTTTGCTTCTACCTTTTCTTTCTTAACCTTGGTGACACCTAAACGATGTTTTCCTTAACTCAAACCACTTCTCGGCAACGTGAAATCATCGAGGTCGTCTTCGGCAACGGCTGGGATTACATGCGAGGACTGCTGACGGGTGGTAAGACTGGTAAGACGGACGAACCGAATCTGCCACCCCCCGCCGTTCTCTGTAAAGTTTTAGTAGAATTGGGACCGGTCTACGTCAAATTAGGACAATTGCTAAGTACTCGTCCTGATCTGTTGCCAGGGGAATATGTCGAAGCCTTAACCGACTTGCAAGCGAATGTGCCGCCGGTGGGGTGGAGTGAGGTAGAAATCCAGATTCGGCAACAATTGCGGCAGCCTTTGGAGGATGTTTTCTCCAGCATTAACCCCCAAGCGGTTGCGGCGGGTTCGATTGCCCAAACTCACCGAGCCACCTTAAAAACAGGTCAAGAGGTTGCCCTAAAGGTGCAGCGTCCTGGAATTGAGGTGATTGTCGCTCAGGATATTGCTCTGATTCGGAGTATAGCGGAGTTGGTGTCTCGCACGAACTTTGGGGAGGATTATGACATTGTTGGCTTAGCTGAGGAGTTTGCCACAGCCTTGCAAGCCGAGTTAGATTTCAGCCAAGAGGCTGGCTATACCGATCAGCTACGGCGCAACTTATCGACGAGTCGCTGGTTTGACCCAACACAGCTAGTGGTACCAGAGATTTATTGGGATTTCACGAGTAAAAAGCTGATGGTAATGGAATGGCTCGATGGTGTGCCAATTCTGTTAGCGAAGCTACCAGCAATGCGGGATGGAAAGGATGCAGACACGCAGCGCAAAGAAATCACCACGCTTTTGTTTCGCGCTTTCTTGCAGCAACTCTACATCGACGGCTTTTTCCATGCCGATCCTCATCCAGGTAATTTATTTTATTTGAGTGATGGTCGCTTGGCGCTCTTAGACTGTGGGATGGTGGGGCGCTTAGACCCGCGCACACAGCAGATTTTAACGGAAATGTTGTTGGCGATCGTGGACTTAGACGCCCAGCGGTGTGCCCAGCTAACCCTGGAACTGGCAGAGTCGGATCAGCCTGTCAGTTTATCGCGACTGGCGAATGACTACGATCGCATGTTGCGAAAGTATTACAATATCAGCCTGTCGCAAATCAATTTCAGCCAGGTATTTTATGAGGTGCTGCAAGTCGCTCGTAACAACAAGATTCGCCTGCCCAGCAATATGGGTTTGTATGCAAAAACCCTAGCTAACTTGGAGGGAGTGGCTCGAAGTTTTGACCCTGAAATTAACCTATTAGACGAAATCAAGCCGCTGATGACCGATATGTTTCGGCGTCAGCTACTAGGAAATAATCCATT
The genomic region above belongs to Microcoleus sp. AS-A8 and contains:
- a CDS encoding mannose-1-phosphate guanylyltransferase, giving the protein MDKSLIPVILAGGKGERFWPLSRKHRPKQFLSLDGSGKSLLQATADRLSELAGSSEKLWVVTSAQLAQGVREQLPDLLEQNLLAEPEGRDTAPAVAWSTLEIARTYGEDAVVAFFPADHWIEDQQAFQKTIKAAAELASKEAAIVTLGITPNHPSTGYGYIEQGEQTGTFGGLPVYQVTRFTEKPDRETAEQFLATGRFSWNSGMFIFRAGVVLNELRTYAPEIIGPLEEKGVEAYHQLPKKSVDYALMEKTQLAYVLPASFGWDDLGDWNAIERLLKGDAANVELAQHVGMDTKGAILYASDNDEVIVTIGLEDVVVVRDRNVTLIVKKDRTQEIKQVVKALQDDPKLQELL
- a CDS encoding AarF/ABC1/UbiB kinase family protein yields the protein MFSLTQTTSRQREIIEVVFGNGWDYMRGLLTGGKTGKTDEPNLPPPAVLCKVLVELGPVYVKLGQLLSTRPDLLPGEYVEALTDLQANVPPVGWSEVEIQIRQQLRQPLEDVFSSINPQAVAAGSIAQTHRATLKTGQEVALKVQRPGIEVIVAQDIALIRSIAELVSRTNFGEDYDIVGLAEEFATALQAELDFSQEAGYTDQLRRNLSTSRWFDPTQLVVPEIYWDFTSKKLMVMEWLDGVPILLAKLPAMRDGKDADTQRKEITTLLFRAFLQQLYIDGFFHADPHPGNLFYLSDGRLALLDCGMVGRLDPRTQQILTEMLLAIVDLDAQRCAQLTLELAESDQPVSLSRLANDYDRMLRKYYNISLSQINFSQVFYEVLQVARNNKIRLPSNMGLYAKTLANLEGVARSFDPEINLLDEIKPLMTDMFRRQLLGNNPLQTVLRTALDLKSLSLQSPRQLELLLDRVTSETLKWNITIRDLDPLRRSMDDSANRLSFSVVVGSLIIGAAIISSNAQTSQLSLISNVLFATASFLGLWLAISILRSGRLK